A region of the Chroicocephalus ridibundus chromosome 1, bChrRid1.1, whole genome shotgun sequence genome:
TAGCGGACGAGGTGAGTTGGGCCCCGCCGCGCGGCGCCGGGGGGGAAGTTCCGTGAGGGGACCGCCGGACCCCACAAGGGCCTGGCGGCGGGGCGCTGGGCGCACCTGGGGCGGGGCAGGGCGGTGCGGCGGGCCTCCCGGGGCTTCTCCCGCCGGGCCTGTTGGCGGTCGGAGCCTGCCGGCTTGGGCGGGCGGCAGCCGGCTTTGCCTGCGGGGCGGGCCGCCGGGGGGACGCATGGACAGGCCGTAGGTTTGAGCGCAGCGCCGGGGACCCGTCCCGGTGCAGAGGGTGGCTGAGGGCCTGGGGGTGGCCGTCGCTCTACACAGCCGAGGGGGCAGGCGCCGTTCCTCCCCCCTCAGcttaaaaggaggaaaactgaCAGGCCGCGGAAGCGCGGTGAGCGGTCGCTGGTTCTCTGGAGCCCTGCCTGCGCCTGCTTGGCCCTGCGTAGTTATTATTGACTCCCGGCAGAGCAGGTTCGGGATTTTAAAAGAGAGATTTAGAGAGGTCAGGGGCGGCCACGGTGCGTCCAGCTCTGTCCCTGGCTCTGCAGGTGATGTGCTGCCTGTCGGCGCAGGGCCACCAGGCAACCCATCTGCATCCCAGCCGCAAAGGGTCCGTTTTCTTCTTGAGCCTGGTGAAGGAGCACAAGTAGTTCTTAAAAGGGTTTTTAACTGAGAGAgcttagatttagattagatattaggaagaaatactttactgtgagggtggtgaggcactggaacaggttgcccagggaagttgtggatgccccatccctggaggtgttcaaggccaggctggatggggctttgggcagcctggtctagtgggaggtgtccctgcccatggcaggggggttggaactaggtgatctttaaggtcccttctgacccaaaccattctatgattctacactaAAGACTAAACCCTGTAGccaggttttttggtttgggtggggttttctGCTGTTCTCCGAAGGAGAACTCAGCTCACTGCCAACTCCAAATCCTGATACTACTTGCAGTAACTTAAATTATTGCCCATGTTAGTGGAGCGCATGATTTTGCTCTAAAAATGGCTATGTACCACTACGCTCTTCTTTCAAAGCACGAGATCTTTCTGTCATCGACCTCAGGTTCCTTCTGCATTTTGGTTTTATCAGCTAGGGTGTGTCAAGCCAGTGAAGAAAGATGAAGGACAAGCTCCAGCTTCTTAGGCTTTTTGTCATTGTCTAGATTTGTTCCCCAAGCTGCAGCAGTTTCTAAACATGTACAGAGCACCCAAAGGCAGAGCAGTCGTTGAAATTAACAGTTAGCTTGTAGAATCTGatgattttgcatttaaaaaaaaaaaaaagtggatctcCTAAGCACTAAACTGAGTTTGCAGTAATGACTACATTACTGAGAATTGCTGAGAGTCACAATTACTGTTTTGATCCAAAAAGACTACACGTCATGTTAAAGATAACGTGAGTTTGCAATTAATGTTGCACATGGACTGAAAACGAGATTTGTTTAAAATCCTGAATTTCCATTCCATGGCAGACTGCAGTGGTTTTTGGTAGtccaaatataaaatgaagagtaaaaacaaaacccatttgGATTCAGACATGAGTGGAATTAACTAAAAATCTggcattttcatttaaatcaccTAGATATTTCAAAGATTGTCCAGCTTATTTTGACTGCCAgcttaaattactttattttatgtAATATACATGGAAGAACCCAAAACTGAAATTGGCCCATGCAGTCATATTTGTATCTGGATATAGACTGTGAAGGAAACATCAGTTTTCTTAAATCAAGGTAAACTTCTAAAATTACTTTGCTTAAAATCAAATCTTTGTGGAGATTTGTTAGAGCCTGCCAGATTGCTTGCTATAAATACAGTTTCTGTTCCTGCTTTTCCAGTTCTTGCTTCCATTGTATTGTTTCGTAAGAATCATAGCAGTGACCGAACGTTGTTGAGATTCACAAGTACTGCCCAGAGCAGGTACAGCGTGAGACAGAGCAGGACACCTTCCCTCCGACGGTGTCTCTGGCATAGAAGTCCCATAGGAACTGCCTCTCCATGGCAAGGATTTCCACCCCGGCCTGTTCAGCCCTTGGCTTCTCGCTGGCAGCTGTGGCAGAGATTGGTCAGGCTGATTTTGAACCATCTGCTTGTTAGTAAGTGCTCTGTGAGTAAGCAAACAGGCCATGCAGAACAGTGAAGAGCTTTTGGGGCATGATAATTTTCAGCCCCGTGATTGAATCTCAGAttgtttgggtgggaagggactgtgCCACCTGGCAAGCACAGGGTCAACCACCCCAGGCTGCTCCCGGCTTTGTCCAGtcaagtcttgaaaacctccaagggtgGAAACTGTAgtttctctgggcagcctgctgtactGCAGGAGCGCCctcagagaaaaagattttcctcacatccagtctgaacctccaaTTTCCATTTATGACCATTGGGTATCATTCTTCTGTCCCAATGTAAAGAGCCTGGCTTCTTGTAGGTACTGGAAAGTTTTCctcaaagccttctcttctccaggctgagcaagctcattttcttcctcctctcacaGCACGAGCGCTCCAGCCGTATGACCTCTTGGTGGCCCTCTACTGAGCTCTCTACAATTTATTGACATCTTTCTTGTATTGGGGGCCCAAAACTAGACACGGTATTCCAAATGCTAATGACAGTGATCATGAACGAGCAGGGTGGGCTGATACCAGGTCTTTCAgagagtctctctctctctgggctCTCCCTCTCCACGCTGAATCAGGATGCCCATTTGTCATCTGTGCTGTCACATCATGTGCTGTGACAAATGCTGCGGTAACACCCTGAcaagctggcagctgcctgtgaCTCTGAGCTGTCCACAGTCATGGAGACCAGTGTTCAGCTTCCTGGTGGAAGTACAAGATGTGCTGAGCCAGGGCGATTTCGAGACCTGTGAAACCCACCTTGCACAATGCCTAGGGATTGCTAAGGGAGCACGGGACGGGACAGGGTCAGTGGGATGTTTATGTCTGCCCTCTCCCCCACTTCTTAAAATTTCTAATAGTAGCTCTAGTGATGGAAAATGAAATCATTTGCTCCATTCTCTGACTCAGGgtaaggagaggaggaaggactgAATCGCTGTACTTTCTGGGGCTGTGCCCTTCCTTGCATCTCAGAATGCAAAGTTGTTCGGGGCACTTTGATTTCCGTatggcaaaaaaaatacatacaaaagtgttggactagatgatcgttgaaggtcccttccaactgaaatatgaGAGATGATATACAATATGGTCACGGCCCCCAGGAACAGGATGGTCACTGATCAGCTGTCTGGGAAAGGCACCAGAGTTTGGTCCTGCACCTTCTTGGTGCTGGAGAGGTGGGAGAACATAGAGTGTTGCAGGAATTGTTCCTATTCCTACTTCACCTAAAGCACCTGAGCAGTGGCAAAtaggcacttgttttcccctaaGGAAGCAGGTGGGGTTCGGGCAGGGTAGCAAATGTCTTCATTCCCCTTGAATTTAGGAAGAAGGGGAAATACACCATATCGCTGGAAAGAGAAAATCTACTCCCTGGTGGTAGTGTTGCTCTGGGAGTGGAGAAGGGGCTACATAATGATGCAGTGGAGGAGGTAAGGCCGCCTGGGTAGGACAGAGCTTACAACGAGGACTCCCAAGACTAATTCGTATTGCCCTTGTAAACAAAGCCTGAAATCTGCTTTCGTAGCCAAGAATTCTAGCCACAATGTTCTAGAGAGTCAAGTGTGGGAAATAAGAGCTGCAACTCATATGAGTTCATGCCTCCCTGTGGGGTATTGGGCAAGTTATTCTGACTGCGTGAGCAGTGGTTTTACACTCTGGAAGTTGGCATGGTAACTCAGAAGCCTTTATGGTTCAgttattttttggaaaatatttgcagtttgaaAACATTCTAGATTCCAGCAGACATGCTGGAAGAACTGTCAAGTAAGTGTTGTAAAACCTCAGACTTGGGTAGTTTGCTTTCGAAGCTCCATTTTtggatgtctgtctgtctgttctgtGATGCTGGGTCTGTAATAACTTGTTTTGAACTTGAGAAGGGAGCTAATGCTGAAGACATTCCTTTTTCGTGTTGTAAgaatgatgtattttaaaaacttctatttaaaaaagccTATAGTCTTGTGCATGTAGATACCGAACaccttcacatttatttttaaatatacaggaCAGAAAGGGAAGCTGAGACGTCAGTAGAGGAACTCATTtgtcaaaataaatcttttagaATACCCACACAGTTCTCTGTTGGAGGCTCCAGACTTGGTGTCAGTCTGCAGCGACTGAATCATACCGCTGTCTTGGCTTTGCTGCCTGTCTAGAATTCTGGTCTTACTTTAACACAAAACTTAACATTATTCATTTTGATCTTCTCGTAACTTGGAAAAGCAGGAACTCTGTCTCTGGGAATTCAGCAGCAGTGACCTGATAGTGTGGGCCGTAAGTCCTAAATACTTGAATCTTGCATCAGTCTTGAATAACCTATTGTTTCCTTAAGGTGAAACCTcagatagaagaaaaagaagggaaaacatttgATGTCTTCACTGCAGTGGAGTTTAAAACTCAGGTGGTTGCTGGAACAAACTACTTCATCAAGGTAGAggacacttattttttttaaaaaatttgtaccTATAATATTTggaatggtgggtttttttctttacttacctACAGAGGGATGCTTAGGATTTGGCCTTAATGAGAAGAAAATctgtacattaaaaataaacaaataaatccaCACCCCGCTCctcccagctgctctccctgcctgtctATAAATGGAGATAAAAGTACTTCTCTATTTTCATGACTTCCACTTTTCAGTTACTTTGTGAAACTTGGTCTTGGGGGTAATTACACATCTGTGATGTTGAGCACTAACATTGCATTATGTGAAGTCAAGATGTGTAAAGATACAGTAAAGTATCAAACCTGCTCTGACTCTGCCTGTAGTGATGCCAGACACAAAAAGCAAGCAACAGTGATCAAAGCATTTAAGTGCTTGTTGTGCCAGATAAGATTAGAGCATTTTGCATGTGTGTAATATATTAATCACTTCTCTGCAACTCCAGTTCCCTACCTGTAAATTCCCTATCTATCTCAGGCACTCAGGGAGTACTAACAAGCATGGAAAGATGAGGTGATATTTCCATGAAGTCAAGACCCCCAGTCTGGTTTAAAACCTTTTGAGGTGATGGTTTTTCTTACCACCCGTCCtcttcttcatcctcaaaacatgCCAGTCTACACCATCCCTCCAGCTGAAGGCTGCTGTTACTCCGTGGAACTCACTGGTTTTCATGCTTTGCAGGTCCATGTTGGCAATGATGAGTTCATGCACCTGCGGGTGTTCAGAAGCCTTCCTCACGAGAATAAGCCACTGAGTCTCCACAGTTACCAGAGCAGCAAGACTAAGCATGATGAACTGGCTTTTTTCTAGCACACTTACCTTGTGCATTTTCCTAATGGTTTCTTGTATGCATTTTCTATAGGCTGCAAAATGTTGATTGCTGTgccaacaaaggaaaaaaggaagtgtctttttttttaaacttaatgcTGGAAAAAACCAATTTCTTTTATGGCATCCCCTTCCTGTGCAATATCTAAATTTTAGAGTTACACAGCTCTCCTTTTGCCTACGCTAATGCAAACCCAAGTAGCTGCACTGACTTCAGTGCAACTTAATGGGAATACTGTGGCTGAGTCCTGTTTGTGGACTTCCTTGTTCTGGAAATTGAAAGGGGAGTGACACTAGCACTCATGTATTTACAGCAAGGACCAAGAGGAAAACCAGAATCTTTTCTGTGCTCTTTCGCAACTCTGAATATATGTGTACTATGTATTTTATTGGCAAAGACCTGAAGAGAGACTTGAGCTGAAGAAATTtggaaggcaggagaaagaggaggattATAGTCTTTATAGTCTTTTGAAACAACCATTCCCTTGCAATCGTGTTTATCCTCTTGCAGCAGTAGGATATAATGTCCAGTAGAGGGTGtatgagttaaaaaataaaaaaaaaacaacttgattGTTTTCTCAGTCCTAAGGAAAAGTCCTGGAAAGGAACTTGAGTTGGACAAGCATTTCTGcactaataaatatttctcttgaaTTGAGATGGCATACTTGACTGGTGTTTCACAGACTCTCTTTACTTGTTTTCAGTATTGGTTATTATCTTgctcagaggggtttttttccatgagtGTTTTTCATATGCCAGGTAACCttatatttattctgtgttttaattagaaatacaTTAAACTGGTGAGGGATATGAAAGGCTACAAGAAAGGCTTCTGCAGGtatatcagcagcaaaagaaCACTAAGGAAAACGTGGGTCCTCAGTGCTCAGTGGAGCAGGGCACCTGCTGACAGAGGACACCGAAGAAGCTGAGGCACTCAATGCTGCCTTTGTCTCGGCCTTTACTGGTAGGACTTGCCTTCAGGAATTCGAGGTCCTTTGGGAAGAGAAGCTGAAAGGGGTGTACTCTGCCTTACACCTGTAGTGCTTCAGGTGGCAGAAACAGCCTTCTGTAGTATTTCAGAGCCTACTCAAGTGTTAGCCAGGCAGCAGATGTACACATGACACGCAGCAGATCAACAAATAGCtttccaaacattttatttttatgcagttaCGGATGCAACTTCAGAAGTGAGGTGCCATTCCTCATCGTCTCTCAGAAGTAGGTCAGAGGATCGTCTTTGGTTTTGCCAGTCTGATAACCATCAAGTCTGGGACCTTGATTCTCATGAGGAAGGCTCTGAAACACCCTTAAGTGGACATACTCGGCATCAGAAACTTGGACCTAGAAACCAAAATGGTGGGAGAGTGAGGATCATGGGCGAAGCGGGTTCAAACAGAAGGATGCTCTTTACATACCTCTTTGCTCAGGAGCTTAATTTGAGGTGTCTCTCCATTTTTACTTCAACAACTCTTAAGCCTAGTCTGGATAGTAACTGGTAGCAGAAGCTGTCTACACCTGAAGAGAACTGATTGGAAAACGAGAAGGACTTCTTGGGTGTGGAAGTACCAGAAGGCACAAAAGGAGAAAGGGTTTGATGGCATCCTATTTAGGTCATCAGGATCCCAGCACATCAGCTTACAGCTTCTCAGGACACTCAAGGATAGGAGACAAGAGACAGTGAGTAAATCTTAATGACTCAGGGGTGAGGCAGAGATGCAGAGAGAGTGTCAGGTCCTAGAAGGTACAGAAAGATCTATCCAAAACCAGCACATTGTCCAAAGAAGCAATGACAACCTGAAAGGCAGGATCCCTTGTCTTCAGAATTATGGCAAACACATCAGTGCCTGAACAGACATCTTAACCCATCCTGGTGCCTGCGGGAGTGAATGAGAGTGGCTGAAACACTTTTATAAACTCACCTTCCCCTCCAGAAAGTCCTCACGTAAAGACTCGTTAGAGTTGTGTGTAATTTTGTACATACAGACTCAAGCACAACAGGTGCTAAACTCTCACTGTGTGAGGGATATAGTATTAAGGGAAAATTTAACGCCGTAGACTCTCAGAGGTTTTTACGTGCTTTCTGGTGGCTGCGACGGGGCACCATGTTTGCTGTTGGTAAAATATTAATGATGTGGAAAATTCTGACGTATAAAAGAATGACTCTTGTGACGGAGCTCATTCCACTTAGTGCTATGATGAATAGGTGTTTCCTGTCACTTGCAAGACTGGGAAAGTAGAGACAAATCATCAGTTTTCAGTGTTCTGAATGGATTTCTTCCAATTTCGATAACGTGTCAGTCTTCATTTCCCAGTAGTTGGGCCATGAGGCTGAGCCGGACAGCAGGCAAGTATCTGACTTTGCCTGGGTCAGCCACAGGGTGGCACCAGGGGAAGAAATGCAACTGAGC
Encoded here:
- the LOC134523973 gene encoding cystatin-B-like, giving the protein MLCGGTSAARPATDETQQIADEVKPQIEEKEGKTFDVFTAVEFKTQVVAGTNYFIKVHVGNDEFMHLRVFRSLPHENKPLSLHSYQSSKTKHDELAFF